The DNA window GAACGAATTGTTGGGACGTCGCTGTGGATAAAAAGACATCCACGGTTTTTTCTGCACTtacaaacatgtacatatacatgtattaaccgGTACTGTAGTCTCGGTGAGATTCGAAATGGCTATGGTATTTCAAATTATAACCAATCAGTGAATTTTCTGGCACTCAGTCCATTTTCGCTCACCAACCTCATAAAGCTTGAAATGTTTGTTTCTGTAAACAGAGCTTCCTTATTACTTAAGGAAACTCAAAACTTTGTTaaagaaatgcaaaaatatgGCAGCTTAAACAAATACTATTAAGTACAATCATGTataatagtaataataataGTTTACGCATTTTGTTCCTCGACAAGCTACCGAAGTATGGGACAGATTTCTAGAGTACTGTTTCAAAGATTTGCTGAAGGTCTTATTGTCTATAAAGCCAATAAGAATTTGGCATAGATGAAAAATACATGGTAGGAAAGTAAAGTGTTTTTCAGATAAAAATACATGTCTTATTCGTTCTGGTTAAAAAGTAGTTCCTCAATCGTTTACCTATTGAGATTTGTAGAAATTATGACTCAACATGTatagaatttcttttttaaaaagtctttgtACACGCACTTTGTTTACACAAcgacaaaatttttaaacgttGAATATCACTTTACCAAGTTTAATGACCAAGTGTACAGAGCGATTTAACTTTCTGATTTTATCAGTTATCTTTCCTGCCTTGTACCAAGCTAAGATTTAAAAATGTCCGTGCTTTTCTGCAATTAATACTTGTgacagaagaaaaagaaaacttatattgaatttttaaaagctaaatcgAAAATTGTGCACGCACTACGgtacatatttctttttgtgtATTTGGGTTTAACCTAATACATTGTTGTTGGGACTTATCGTCAAGTGTCAGttactttaaagtttttttttctttaaatctagTGTATAAACAGAAAAGGAGCTATGTGAACGCATGACTTTTATCTAGCCAAGGGAAGAATTGGTTGTTAGCAGAGAAAGACAACTTCATATGCAATCCTTTAATCCTTTAGTACATAGGACAGATAGCTGCAAAATTAGCAGACTGAATAACCACTAAAGAACGAAAAAGTCTAGGAATATCAAAAATTAGTACAGAGGATATGAGGTTCATTAAAGAGTATGACAGTAAAAACTACGGGACTATATGTTTCTTTTTGATAAAGTTGCTTCAATTAATAACCCTGATTTGAACTTAAGTTATTGTAACACTAAGTAGCATAGCTTGATAAAAAGGGTTTGGGCACATTCTAATAAATCAAATGACACATTATTCTCTTTTAACATGCTCtttaatttaaagttattaaagaatatattgaaaatactTCTTTCCGATGCATTCTGGCTAGTCTTGCAATACGGTTACGGTATAACATCAGCAACGTGTATCTTTGTAACAACACGTTGGTTATTATATCTATAGGGGATGGACACATTGTGCTAGCTTTAATGGGGTCCCCGTAATGATATATAGTATATTTTCCACTATTTAAACCCCCATCCAAAAAGTCCCCCTCACACCTTTCAGACCCACCCACTTTCACCCCCGCCTTACTTGGTTTtgattataaacaatttctgGAAGGTCAATTAAGCAATGTTAATTATCTTTTATCTACCTACGTACGTATACTGCTTGCGTAAATAGTAATAAAATCTCCGTGTAATTTAATCACCAAGAAGAGTATTATATACGCCAGAAGCTCAAATTTCATTTGCTGTTGGTTTAACTTTCAGAATAAGAGTAACTACGATTAATATTCTATTGTTTAAGTTTTGACCGAGGCCATCTCTCTTTTGTCTTCATTTCTTTTGCTTCTTGGGAACTTGAAGTTTCCATgtcatttttatatgttaaacttACTGATAAACACTTAACTTACTAcaattaagtatatatatatagtattcatttgttttgtaactcTAATAGGAAATGGAACCATAGATTTTCCCGAATTTCTTACAATGATGGCAAAGAAAATGAAGGACACTGATTCCGAAGAGGAGATGAGAGAAGCCTTCCGGGTGTTCGATAAAGATGGAAACGGTTTTATTAGTTCAGCAGAACTTCGTCACGTGATGACAAGTTTGGGCGAGAGATTATCAGAGGAAGAAGTGAATGAAATGATCAGGGAAGCCGATATTGATGGAGACGGTACCGTGAATTACGAAGGTACTTTATACGTCATTTTATTCCTAACCTCTCGGGGTTTTACGCAAAGATTCATTTATATTCCTTTGCTTGTCAGAAAGAACCGAAACATTTTGATTGCATATTCTTTcgcaataaaaatttcaaatttattttcattgttttttgcaTTTTGACACAAAAGGGGGGAACAGTTTTGTACGATCTTTGATTTCCATTTCAGAATTTGTCAAAATGATGACCAACAAGTAGAATGCGAAGATGCAATGTCGTAAAGAGCAGTTCAGATGTTATCATATTATTTTACGCAAAACAATTTATTATTGCATTCTTTTTAAAGATGTGACATATGTCATATAATAATGCATGATAAGATTAATGTGTTATTTAGCCTTTTTAGCGTTTATGAACATTTGTGATAATAAACACGTGTCTTGAACATGAAGACATTGCAATagaattgtttgtttttcttgtaaTTGGATTTTATTTCTTTGGGAAGATAACTCTGTTGTTCTTATCCCATAAAAGCCTAGTTTTAAAGGATAGGGGTTGATCTCAATCACTTTGGTTCAATAAAAGATCAGAtatatacaattaaaacattaattaattaaaaccaGTGTAATACTTGTAGTACATTTTCTCATGAGAATAACTTAGCCTATTGAGATCTATTGAACAATTCAGATAATAAGCCACTAAGGAAAAGGTATCTGAGATATGATAAAAGACATATTAAAGTAATATAGGCTGACCGACCAAGCAAAATTATTCCAACCATAGACACATGAAGAACGAACAAAACCgggaatacaaaaaaaaccctcagAAGAACTAGACAAAGAGAGATAAAACAACTTCGCTATGTACAGTAAAAGCAAAAGACAGAACAATATCTCACCACGTAGAACGAAGATGGCCGACTTTGAATTTTTAGTTATTATAATTTCTTATATATTCCTGTACAGTAAATGTTCTTGCTTTTCATAAAACTTCGCATGTACACTAGAATTTGTGTATTTTACACATGGCATGAAAATAACGAGTTTTTCTATTGTGTTTTTAAGCCCAAAAAAAATTCCCTATTTCGGCCTCCTTTTTAAAACGGAGTTTATGGATGTTCAAACAATAtccattcttttaaaatgcgaTCATTTTGGCTGTTTTTCCACTACTAAGAAAACAAACCTTATACATTTTCGGTTGTATTCATATCTCAATAAATAATGTCATAAATGCATGCCTTGTAATCCATGGGTGTGAAGGGACGACGGAACGTACTTATGGTATAAACTGAAAGTTTGAGATATATTATCGAGGTAAGACAGATGAAAtgcaaaatttattattcaaaaagtGTATTGACTTTTTTCGAGgatttgatacctttaatattGTTAGCATAAAAGCTTTCACATTTTCgtcaataaataaacaaagaatattgattatttatctaacattaaacaagtttttcagttacaatgtacataataaattgaatttccCATGTGCACAGtgaatttaattatgaaaaaaaacaccGAGTTTTGAATATGAGATTTGTTTGTGAAATGAGATTTAAATAATTTGCATGTTAAACGTTTTGTTCATAGTGCGATGTTGCTTTGGCCCCTCTCCCCAGCTAACCACcagaaatattatatatatttctatcattCTTAAGATATTTTCCCCCAACTAAGTGTCTTAATTTTCCATAATTcgatttttggaaaaaataaattttacgaAACGAAGTCTTGTTTTCCCTTAATTCGACGTTTAGGGGAATACAAGTATAAAGTTGCTAGAAACATGGGGGGAAAACATCAAAACTTAGATGTCatatacaataataaaaacattttctgtttAAATGCTTTGGTTTTTACTATCCGATTGATCGAAGGTGTTCAAATGTTTGCAATCTCAAAAGCAGAAAGTTCTAAAATACTAATTTATTGATTTCTCCAGAATGAATAATAGAAAGTATCTTTCATTTTCCCCAAAGGTCATGGAGCAAAAATTCAATGAAGGAACGATTTGCTATCAGTTATATAATGTCCAGAAGAAATTCTTGATTACGTGTCAAAATTAACGGAATATTCCCAGTACAAATGAATATAGGGCTTAAATAATTGAATAACATGTCCGCTGCTTACGTTGGAAATATTGAGTTTATCTCATTTGTACTTGTTGATCAAATCTTCCGAGACCACTTCTCTGTAAATCGCGAAGACGTCTGGAGTGAATGTTGCTGTGGTCAAAGTTTGATTCATCTGAGCTtgtatcattgatttttatttccattgTGTCAATTCCAAAAGCAATGTAGGAAAACCCCCACAAAAGTTATTGGTATAAATCctttaagtgtttaaaaaattctttttatcaaaaattcagTCTCTTTGTCAAGTACACAAACGGTTCTGCGGTTTAAAAGGGAAATCGTAATACGCAGgcaattttaaataaagatgcTGACCATAGAATGAGTTGTATCTTGACATTCAGATGAGCTTTGTTTGACACCAGCACCAGTGTCGGGTCTTTTTGAACCAAAATATAATTAAGCAACTACAAGACATCAATTATTAAGGATCCATTTAAACAGAGAACTTCCATTCCATAAGCGCCCTACTATTACTCAAAAATTATTGGAGGCTGCTCTCGTGTTATGGTAAGTGTGTGTTTTTTTCCCGTAGAATGTTGTATCAAACTTCATTTAAAACATCGGTGTATTTTTGGCAAGAAAATTTTTTATAGAGTTTTTCCGCTgttgtcgttttttttttaaatacgataaaagatacatgtaaaaatataagGAAACGATTTTTTTCACATAAACGTTCTCAGGAGGAATGTTTTATTGTTGATAtcgtaaaaatattttaaaactttcaggAAATAtctttttgatgcatttttggttAGCCTTTTCTATTCCCTCAACTTACTTTGCAAAACACGTATATCACTTTCTTACACTTGATATAGGAGAGAATGATTCACCCAATATCgcaaaaattaaagtttctCTAATTAGATATTTTAGGCATTCacattataaacatatttaatcGTCATTTGTTTTTGTCTGTAAGAAGAATGTTGACACATACAAATATTGCTTGTTCAAGTAGAGTCCATGAAATAACCAGGGATAATGGAGGATTTCCGTGTTTGTTTGCGTGTTTTCGTGaggcggaggggggggggggggggattgacCGATCGACGGTTTATTGTAATCctgataatgaaaaaatatggaCAATTTTGACAGCCAaagtgtctgattttttttattacttctcAAGATCAAAGttaattcatgtacatatatctagTTTTTAAGTATTTCATGTGTAAAAGAAAATACTCTCTGATGCTCGAACATTCATAATGCAGGAAGAGAGCGAGCGGTAGGATGTCATGTAAATTATTCAGGGAGTTTGGAATAGAACATATTTAGAGATGGCCTGGAGGTTCGTTTCGCTTCACCAGCAAAAGAAAATAACCATCGGTTCTACATCAATATACACCTTTATATACAATAGATTGTTTCAAAATAACAGCCCTTTGAACATGATAAAAGTTTTACATTTGGAATACTTTCCCTCGTTTGCAAGATTTCCGTCATCTATATTTCATAACAAGCTTCACATAACACACGATATggttttcaaaatgaaaaaaataataagagtTTTAGCAGAAACATTCTCTGAAATTTATAAAGGCACAAATTtgtatatgaataaaattgaCTATTGTCGAATGTCAAGTGTCATGCGGCGTGTAGCTTGTTTTGAATATGATATCAATATTTAAGAAAAgacttctataaaaaaaatatagtaaatGATTCAAAAGTTTGTTTTATCATATGAACAGTTTGGAACTACGAGTATGAACAGTGTTTCTATACCAATAGATACAATATTCAGGCTTTCGTGATGTTCTCATTTGATTTAGATTGCATGACAAGCCAGACCAAGTTTAGACAATGTTGAAGTGTTCGAATGTCCCAAAGCGAGGCTCTTATAAGCGGTAAGGAAGAGCCATTGACTCCTAGACTGCCTCTTACATGCAAGTCTGTCGCTGTTACCGGGATAATGCCGGGCATCACGTAGAATCTTTATTAAACAATAGCATCTCTTCGGAGCAATCTTAAAAACAGTGAAAGGTTGCAATGATATAACTAGTATTTGAAGACACGAAAACTCATCAGTAAAGACAAGTTGAAGGTGTAATGTTATAAAATGTCCATCATTCTTTAAAAGTGAAAGAAGCCTAATATAGATTTACAGAATCCATCCTCTATATTCAGGAGAATTAAGCATTCATGTAAAGTTTCGACTGCTAAGTTTTAAGTAATGTCTTGTAATTTCTTCAAAACTCTTTAAGTTGTGTGTCACGCAAAATAACATACACAAGACATCCATCAGCTTCTAGAATGAAACAAAACATCGATATTTGTGAATTAATTTCagattgtttaattttttttaattttatctccGATGTCTGAAGGTAAAACTGTCTCACATTTGCAAATTCAAGACTCTGGTGCTAAGATATTGTACTTTAATTattacgattttaaaaattatgggtttcttaAAACTTGAACGTAATGATATTGATGtgtcaataattttttagaagtaATATTAATGATATATTGTCTTGCCATTTTAAAAGGGACcaaatcaaaacaaacattTCCGTAAAGGTAAAAGTGTTAGAAAATTGTCTTTGTAGAGAGTGTTCGATGAGCACAACATTActtgaatttttacatgtttcactGACTTATAATATGACTGAGGGG is part of the Crassostrea angulata isolate pt1a10 chromosome 3, ASM2561291v2, whole genome shotgun sequence genome and encodes:
- the LOC128179062 gene encoding calmodulin-like produces the protein MADQLTEEQIAEFKEAFSLFDKDGDGTITTKELGTVMRSLGQNPTEAELQDMINEVDADGNGTIDFPEFLTMMAKKMKDTDSEEEMREAFRVFDKDGNGFISSAELRHVMTSLGERLSEEEVNEMIREADIDGDGTVNYEEFVKMMTNK